The nucleotide window CTGGTCCAGCCATCGCATCGTTATTACCTTTCTTCCGAAGAAACCAAAAACCGCTCGACCGCTTTGAGATAGCGGTTCGGCAAGCGTGCCTTAACGTGAACCGCTTCATCTGTATATTCGGTGTCCAGCACAGTTCCATGCTTATGCAGCAAATCAAGTGCTTTCCCTTCTGTATACGGAAGCCTGAGAGAAAGGTTCATGCCGCGTTCAGCGAAACGCTCGGTCAGCGCATCTATTAAAGCCGGGATCCCGTCGCCGCGTTGTGCTGAAATAGACAGTGCCTCCGGATATTGGCACTGTAGAATTTGAAGTTCGTCCTCGTTCTTGAGTCTATCAATTTTATTGAAAACCATGAGCATCGGAATTTCGGTAGCCTCTAATTCTTTAAGGACGACATTCACAGCCGCGATCTGTGCTTCTGCCTCCGGGTGGCTTACATCAACGACATGCAGTAAAAGATCTGCTTCCGAGACCTCTTCGAGTGTTGCCTTGAATGCGGCAACTAATTGGTGTGGTAACTTCTTGATGAATCCAACCGTATCGCTCAGCAAAATTTGCTGCTTCTGTGGCAAATCCACCTTTCGTGTGGTAGAATCTAAGGTTGCGAACAATTTATCTTCCGCTAAAACGCTTTCACCCGTCAATACGTTGAAAAGCGTTGATTTTCCCGCATTGGTGTATCCAACGAAAGACACTTTGACTTTTTCAGATCGCCTTTTCCGTTGAACATGGCGTTGTTTTTCAACCGCATCAAGTGCTTTTCTGACCTGTGCGATGTTCCTACGGACCCAGCGTCTATCCATTTCAAGTTGTGTTTCACCGGGACCCCTGAGGTGTCTACCACCACCGCCACCCGTCGCGAGCCGTGAGAGGTGTGTCCACATCCGAGTGAGCCGTGGAAGCGCATATTCGAGTTGTGCCAATGCTACCTGCAACCGCGCCTCCTTAGTGAGGGCGCGTTGTGCGAAGACTTGCAGTATAAGTCCCGTCCGATCAAGTGTAGCGACATCAAGTGCCTTCTCAAGGTTTCGATTCTGTGCTGGTGCCAGTTCTTCATCGAAAATAATTGCGTCGGCATTGAGTTCTTCAACGAGCGGTTTGAGTTCTTCAACCTTTCCTTCGCCAATGAAATATGTTGGATTAGGTACGTTACGCGGTTGAATTGTCTCACAGACGACTTCAATACCAGCGGTCTCTGCGAGTTGCTGGAGTTCTTGTAGCGATTCCTCAGTTTCGTCCATTGAACTGTCTCGGAGTTTTATGCCCACCAAAATTGCCCGTGAAGGTGGATTCGGTGAGCGTGTGTCATAAAGCT belongs to Candidatus Poribacteria bacterium and includes:
- the hflX gene encoding GTPase HflX, whose amino-acid sequence is MQQLYDTRSPNPPSRAILVGIKLRDSSMDETEESLQELQQLAETAGIEVVCETIQPRNVPNPTYFIGEGKVEELKPLVEELNADAIIFDEELAPAQNRNLEKALDVATLDRTGLILQVFAQRALTKEARLQVALAQLEYALPRLTRMWTHLSRLATGGGGGRHLRGPGETQLEMDRRWVRRNIAQVRKALDAVEKQRHVQRKRRSEKVKVSFVGYTNAGKSTLFNVLTGESVLAEDKLFATLDSTTRKVDLPQKQQILLSDTVGFIKKLPHQLVAAFKATLEEVSEADLLLHVVDVSHPEAEAQIAAVNVVLKELEATEIPMLMVFNKIDRLKNEDELQILQCQYPEALSISAQRGDGIPALIDALTERFAERGMNLSLRLPYTEGKALDLLHKHGTVLDTEYTDEAVHVKARLPNRYLKAVERFLVSSEER